From the genome of Ktedonobacterales bacterium:
AGTGATGTTAAAGCACACCGAACAGGAGATAATGCTCTCTTTGACGCGCGTAATCGCCTCGGCCAGACGGCGCGCCTGATCGGCTGGGCTGCGCAAGATAAAAAAGGTGAGGCGCTGCGCCGTCTTGGGGCCAATGCCCGGCAATTTCGCAAATTCTTCAATGAGCGCCGTCACCGGCGCGGCAGTCGTTTGCATAGCTCTCCCCAGCGCGACATTAATTGAAACTAGAACATCCCTGGCATCTTCATGCCGCCCATCATACCGCCAAACATCTTCTCTTGCTGCGCCCGCACCTTCTCGAAAGCATCATGAGCAGCGGCAATGATCAAGTCCTCAAGCGAGGCCACATCTTCAGGGTCCACCGCCTCAGGCGAAATCTTGACGGCCAGCACCTCATACGTCCCCTTGAGCGTCAGCGAGACAGCGCCGCCGCCCGCCGTACCCTCGAAGGAGGAATTCGCCAGCTCCTCCTGCATCTTCATCACTTTCTGCTGCATCTGCTGGAGGGCTTTCATATTAAATGCCATGACTCGTGGAGGCTCCTTTCGGGGGTCGCTCGCAAAAACAATCAGGGATCAGCAGCGCAGGACATCCGCCGGGAGAAGCTGCCACACACTTCCAGAGCAGGGCTTTTCCCGCGCGCTGCCCTTTCATTATACGACATCTACTCGCCCAGTGACTCCCACTCGACCAGTTTCGCGCCATAGGTTTTGATAATCTCTTCGACCACCGGATCCTGGCGCACCTTTGCCTCAAGTGGATTCGCCGGGGGAGCGGACGCCTGGGCAGGACTTGCCCTCCTTGGC
Proteins encoded in this window:
- a CDS encoding YbaB/EbfC family nucleoid-associated protein produces the protein MAFNMKALQQMQQKVMKMQEELANSSFEGTAGGGAVSLTLKGTYEVLAVKISPEAVDPEDVASLEDLIIAAAHDAFEKVRAQQEKMFGGMMGGMKMPGMF